A region of Enoplosus armatus isolate fEnoArm2 chromosome 14, fEnoArm2.hap1, whole genome shotgun sequence DNA encodes the following proteins:
- the LOC139296971 gene encoding tripartite motif-containing protein 16-like: MAQKGVQLDRETFSCSICLDLLKDPVTIPCGHSYCMSCIKIFWDEEDEKKTHSCPQCRQTFTPRPVLVKNTMLAVVLEELKKTGLQAAPADHGYAGPEDVACDFCTGRKLKALKSCLVCLASFCEKHLQPHYESPPLKKHKLVEPSEKLQENICPRHDEVMKMFCRTDQQCICYLCSVDEHKGHDTVSAAAERTERQRELEVSRQNIQQRIQDREKDVKLLQQEVEAINRSADKAVEDSEKIFTELIRLIQKRSSDVKQQVRSKQETEVSRVKELQEKLQQEVTELKRKDAELKQLSHTEDHNHFLHNYPSLSRLSESTDSSSINIRPLRYFEDVTAALSEVRDQLQDVLRETWTNISLRVTEVDVLLSQPEPKTRAEFLKYSREITLDPNTAHTLLLLSEGDRKATAMSEQQSYSGHPDMFTENWQVLSRESLTGRCYWEVEWSGTGVSVAVAYKSISRAGRSGECIFGHNDKSWALRCDKNSYNFWYNRVKTPVSGPRSSRVGVYLDHSAGILSFYSISETMTLLHRVQTTFTQPLYAGLWLLYSSGNTAEFCKVK, translated from the coding sequence ATGGCGCAGAAAGGAGTTCAGCTGGACCGGGAAACCTTCTCTTGTTCGATCTGTCTGGATCTACTGAAGGATCCGGTGActattccctgtggacacagctactgcatgagctgtattaaaatcttctgggatgaagaggacgagaagaaaacccacagctgccctcagtgtaggcagaccttcacaccgaggcctgtcctggtgaaaaacaccatGTTAGCAGTTGTActggaggaactgaagaagactggactccaagctgctcctgctgatcacggctatgctggacctgaagatgtggcctgtgatttctgcactgggagaaaactgaaagccctcaagtcctgtctggtctgtctggcCTCTTTCTGTGAGAaacaccttcagcctcattatgaATCACctccattaaagaaacacaagctggtggagccctccgagaagctccaggagaacatctgcCCTCgtcatgatgaggtgatgaagatgttctgccgtactgatcagcagtgtatctgttatctctgctctgtggatgaacataaaggccacgacacagtctcagctgcagcagaaaggactgagaggcagagagagctcgaggtgagtcgacaaaacatccagcagagaatccaggacagagagaaagatgtgaagctgcttcaacaggaggtggaggctatcaatcgctctgctgataaagcagtggaggacagcgagaagatcttcactgagctgatccgtctcatccagaaaagaagctctgatgtgaagcagcaggtcagatccaagcaggaaactgaagtgagtcgagtcaaagagcttcaggagaagctgcagcaggaggtcactgagctgaagaggaaagacgctgagctgaagcagctctcacacacagaggatcacaaCCACTTTCTACACAACTACCCCTCCCTGTCACGACTCAGTGAGTCTACAGACTCATCCAGCATCAATATCCGTCCTCTGAGATACTTTGAGgatgtgacagcagctctgtcagaagtcagagatcaactacaggacgttctgagagagacatggacaaacatctcactgagagtgactgaagtggatgttttactgtcacaaccagagcccaagaccagagctgagttcttaaaatattcacgtgaaatcacactggatccaaacacagcacacacactgctgttattATCTGAGGGGGacagaaaagcaacagcaaTGAGTGAACAACAGTCTTATTCTGGTCACCCAGACATGTTCACTGAAAATTGGCAGGTCCTGAGTAGGGAGAGTCTGACTGGacgttgttactgggaggtggagtggagcgGGACAGGAGTCTCTGTAGCAGTCGCATACAAGAGTATCAGCAGAGCAGGGAGGTCAGGTGAATGTATATTTGGACACAATGACAAATCTTGGGCGTTAAGATGTGACAAAAACAGTTATAACTTTTGGTACAACAGAGTCAAAACTCCCGTCTCAGGTCCTCGGTCCTCCAGAGTAGGAGTGTACCTGGATCACAGTGCAGGtattctgtccttctacagcatctctgaaaccatgactctcctccacagagtccagaccacattcactcagcctctctatgcTGGACTTTGGCTTCTTTATTCTTCCGGAAACACTGCTGAGTTCTGTAAAGTCAAATag